A single genomic interval of Arthrobacter methylotrophus harbors:
- a CDS encoding DUF7007 domain-containing protein has product MSTERQPAGIPVGGQFAPTTHSEPQVALAKPVTPFHDADGTDWEFGGDEYTDVYTSHVGGIAAGVTTDVREEGARVKVIDHRGTRPLVISDQTHHDSLDEAKAHAKAVRERASRYEHNHISEGSLSPWGKLQGHTPIAVGIDAVWTAGHGGFKLSPERAEEIDPAWREPAGWYGQDCAWAKAFITHHQEFLPFDVEHAHKEARKYYPKEYAEIVGKNPAKYGLTALD; this is encoded by the coding sequence ATGAGCACCGAACGCCAGCCCGCTGGAATCCCCGTCGGCGGCCAATTCGCCCCGACTACCCATTCCGAACCACAAGTTGCTCTCGCTAAACCGGTAACCCCGTTCCACGATGCCGACGGCACCGACTGGGAATTTGGCGGGGACGAATACACCGACGTGTACACCAGCCACGTCGGCGGCATCGCCGCCGGCGTCACCACCGACGTCCGTGAAGAAGGCGCCCGGGTAAAGGTCATCGACCACCGAGGCACCCGGCCGCTGGTCATCAGTGACCAGACCCACCACGATTCCCTGGACGAGGCCAAAGCCCACGCCAAGGCGGTCAGGGAACGAGCTTCCCGGTACGAGCACAACCACATCTCCGAAGGTTCTCTTTCACCGTGGGGCAAGCTGCAGGGCCACACCCCGATCGCCGTCGGCATTGACGCTGTCTGGACTGCCGGGCACGGCGGCTTCAAGCTGTCCCCCGAGCGTGCCGAAGAGATCGACCCGGCGTGGCGTGAACCGGCCGGCTGGTACGGGCAGGACTGCGCCTGGGCCAAGGCGTTCATCACGCACCACCAGGAATTTTTGCCCTTCGATGTCGAGCACGCGCACAAGGAGGCCCGCAAATACTACCCGAAGGAGTACGCCGAGATTGTCGGCAAGAACCCGGCCAAGTACGGGCTGACCGCTCTCGACTGA
- a CDS encoding helix-turn-helix transcriptional regulator, which translates to MGNFGNDGQAATIAEIKAQMDVLGWKQPDLVAASGVPTSSLHRYLAGTRDIPLPVVVEIARALGLTHIELFKRAQRQLDAGSSESRTRRK; encoded by the coding sequence GTGGGAAATTTCGGGAACGATGGACAGGCGGCCACGATCGCTGAGATCAAGGCGCAGATGGACGTTCTGGGCTGGAAGCAACCCGACCTGGTGGCGGCTTCCGGCGTCCCCACCAGCTCATTGCACCGCTATCTGGCCGGCACCCGCGACATCCCCCTTCCGGTAGTGGTGGAGATCGCCCGCGCACTGGGCCTCACCCACATTGAACTGTTCAAGCGCGCACAACGCCAGCTAGACGCCGGGAGCTCCGAAAGCCGGACCAGGCGCAAATAG
- a CDS encoding DUF2958 domain-containing protein: MSTDTTARQPKGIPVGGQFAATTHSDAVEPLQHPVIENMNFDYNDESFEIECDGDGRYTIYSDDSIGVEIASFSFDGNPADGAGLEAAATKALTEQQTRIGAVSTPGTRVIWTDPDGGQKYHGKVVSAKGEVITVALLHSNEEKVFVDELVIDEAATKLHREAISPTDTPVIWTDPTTGEKVHGRSLGTIGGDNFAFQIPGKRGFGVAKAHELELAPKAAPVPPVKLVETQRRIRGHNFFAPKAIMSKVPALGATENVPLEEKKFHLHYFAGGAANWYIAEVDPATGRAFGLMDPSGRGRGSWGYVDLRELEAVNLGGFRVVERDCYFSQGNLTHVTRNN, encoded by the coding sequence ATGAGCACAGATACCACTGCACGTCAGCCGAAAGGCATCCCCGTCGGCGGGCAGTTCGCCGCCACCACCCACTCGGATGCTGTTGAACCGCTGCAGCACCCGGTCATCGAGAACATGAACTTCGACTACAACGACGAATCGTTTGAGATCGAATGCGACGGAGACGGCCGATACACGATTTACTCCGACGACAGCATAGGCGTCGAAATAGCCTCCTTCAGCTTCGACGGGAACCCCGCTGACGGTGCCGGCCTCGAAGCAGCTGCGACCAAAGCACTAACCGAGCAGCAAACCAGGATCGGCGCAGTCTCCACTCCTGGAACCCGCGTGATCTGGACGGACCCGGACGGCGGCCAGAAATACCATGGCAAGGTAGTGAGCGCCAAGGGGGAGGTCATCACTGTCGCGCTTCTCCACAGCAACGAAGAGAAGGTGTTCGTCGACGAACTCGTCATCGACGAGGCCGCCACCAAGCTGCACCGGGAAGCCATCTCCCCGACCGACACCCCGGTCATCTGGACAGACCCGACCACTGGCGAGAAGGTTCACGGCCGCTCGCTCGGCACCATCGGCGGGGACAACTTCGCGTTCCAGATCCCTGGAAAGAGGGGCTTCGGCGTCGCCAAGGCCCACGAGCTCGAACTGGCACCCAAGGCCGCGCCGGTTCCCCCGGTGAAGCTCGTCGAAACGCAGCGGAGGATCCGCGGTCACAACTTCTTCGCCCCGAAGGCCATCATGTCCAAGGTCCCGGCTTTAGGTGCCACCGAGAACGTCCCGCTGGAGGAGAAGAAATTCCATCTGCACTACTTCGCCGGCGGCGCCGCCAACTGGTACATCGCCGAAGTTGACCCGGCCACCGGGCGCGCGTTCGGCCTCATGGACCCCTCCGGCCGCGGCCGCGGCTCCTGGGGCTACGTTGACCTGCGGGAACTCGAAGCGGTCAACCTGGGCGGTTTCCGTGTCGTCGAACGCGACTGCTACTTCTCTCAGGGCAACCTCACCCACGTCACCCGCAACAACTGA
- a CDS encoding DUF7007 domain-containing protein: MTDNASRQPKGIPVGGQFAATTHSEPDLAVGLPEKDIFFDADNTEWDWANPEATILEAGSVNEVGIWIDTSKAAEGVYDYDIIDYRTNKKVGHGSAGTLHDAKEAAKDDRYKMAKYASRFSIHEGSRTPWGTADGVTHLAPGIANVFTPGHGGVKLSPERNKEVDPVWRNSNSFYEEDCEWSIAAITHREAYSEEHQKYAHECARRWFPDEYEKAVGKDPARYGVTDYKPIAPGESSVRDEKVFFAENHDKVQRIWSASYSKDHEGMTEVIVSDVTSTGTRTGEPRTILVPSSEYDRIRNFHTIPKDADYQVKPGTDRTKP, translated from the coding sequence ATGACTGATAACGCGTCCCGCCAGCCCAAAGGCATCCCCGTCGGCGGCCAGTTCGCCGCCACCACCCACTCCGAACCGGATCTCGCCGTCGGCCTGCCGGAGAAGGACATCTTCTTCGACGCCGACAACACCGAATGGGACTGGGCCAACCCGGAGGCGACCATCCTCGAGGCCGGATCCGTGAACGAAGTCGGAATCTGGATCGACACCAGCAAAGCCGCCGAGGGTGTCTACGACTACGACATCATCGACTACCGGACCAACAAGAAGGTCGGGCACGGCAGCGCCGGCACCCTGCACGACGCCAAGGAAGCGGCGAAAGACGACCGCTACAAGATGGCCAAGTACGCGTCTCGGTTCAGCATCCATGAAGGCTCCCGGACGCCGTGGGGCACCGCGGACGGGGTCACCCACCTCGCCCCAGGTATCGCGAACGTCTTCACCCCCGGCCATGGCGGCGTGAAGCTCTCCCCGGAGCGGAACAAGGAAGTCGATCCCGTCTGGAGAAACTCAAACTCGTTCTACGAGGAGGACTGCGAATGGAGTATCGCCGCGATCACGCACCGCGAGGCCTACTCCGAGGAACACCAGAAGTACGCCCACGAGTGCGCCCGCCGCTGGTTCCCGGACGAGTACGAAAAGGCCGTCGGCAAGGACCCGGCCCGGTACGGCGTCACGGACTACAAGCCGATCGCCCCGGGTGAATCCAGCGTTCGGGACGAGAAGGTCTTCTTCGCCGAAAACCACGACAAGGTACAGCGCATCTGGTCCGCCTCCTACTCCAAAGACCACGAGGGCATGACCGAGGTGATCGTCTCCGACGTCACCTCCACCGGCACCCGCACCGGCGAACCGAGAACCATCCTGGTTCCCAGCAGCGAGTACGACCGTATCCGCAACTTCCACACCATCCCCAAGGACGCTGACTACCAGGTCAAGCCCGGCACCGACAGGACCAAGCCATGA
- a CDS encoding NUDIX hydrolase, translated as MTTALLPAPFRRLDGEPVYERGRITVTVDQVVLPDGSRGEYALVDMGVKFGVTVIPIAFRDGFPWIGLIRQHRYPVKDWVLELPGGGASAIETTEALRELTEETAIIADSIELLATFYENPGLSPITGSAWLARVPAAAMDLAHIEGESGCITEWYTVEEVRRMMVEGRISAGVTLAALGIGFASGKLC; from the coding sequence ATGACCACTGCTCTGCTGCCCGCCCCGTTCCGCCGCCTCGACGGGGAACCCGTCTACGAACGCGGCCGAATCACCGTCACGGTCGACCAGGTCGTGCTGCCGGACGGGAGCCGCGGTGAATACGCGCTCGTGGACATGGGCGTCAAGTTCGGTGTCACCGTCATCCCCATCGCCTTCCGGGACGGTTTTCCCTGGATCGGCCTGATCCGCCAGCACCGCTACCCGGTGAAAGACTGGGTCCTCGAGCTTCCAGGCGGCGGCGCCAGCGCCATCGAAACCACCGAGGCTCTGCGGGAACTCACCGAGGAAACCGCCATCATCGCGGACAGCATCGAGCTGCTCGCCACGTTCTACGAGAACCCCGGCCTGTCACCGATCACCGGATCGGCCTGGCTCGCCCGCGTCCCCGCCGCCGCCATGGACCTTGCCCACATCGAAGGCGAATCCGGCTGCATCACCGAGTGGTACACCGTCGAGGAGGTCCGACGGATGATGGTCGAGGGACGGATCTCCGCCGGCGTCACTCTGGCGGCCCTGGGTATCGGCTTCGCCTCCGGGAAGCTCTGCTAG
- a CDS encoding oxygenase MpaB family protein, whose product MKLSMPTHPTRQSVPEGDDLFGIYRNMVLYDFQKEFHSGFFVSYYRNFTIPSTAKVLAERGEMQHRPMKRSYDTAIVIHEIITGGFDSERGQAMIELLRRVHKGVPGTSEDFMYVLMTLLVLPLRWIEKHGWRKLTSLEEQAAVAFYAELGRRMGLADAAPETLEEAGRFLDEYEDRKLAPSPEGAMLLDSTVEAIKIRLPKPLQPMTLRVLALMMDKPQVTTALGLKRSPRWLQVIFNAVVRCRAIRARMQPLPTNPAFVPGKIAVSVYPGGYTLDQIGPKAS is encoded by the coding sequence ATGAAGCTGAGCATGCCCACCCACCCGACACGTCAGTCCGTGCCCGAAGGGGATGACCTTTTCGGCATCTACCGGAACATGGTCTTGTACGACTTCCAGAAGGAATTCCACTCCGGGTTCTTCGTCTCGTACTACCGGAACTTCACCATCCCTTCGACGGCCAAAGTCCTGGCCGAGCGCGGCGAGATGCAGCACCGGCCCATGAAGCGGTCCTACGACACCGCCATCGTCATCCACGAAATCATCACTGGCGGCTTCGACAGTGAACGCGGCCAAGCCATGATCGAGCTCTTGCGCCGGGTCCACAAGGGCGTTCCGGGCACCAGCGAAGATTTCATGTACGTCCTCATGACCCTCCTGGTGTTGCCGCTGCGCTGGATCGAGAAGCATGGGTGGCGCAAGCTCACCTCGTTGGAGGAGCAGGCTGCGGTGGCGTTCTACGCCGAGCTCGGCCGCAGGATGGGCCTGGCGGACGCCGCGCCGGAGACCTTGGAGGAGGCGGGTCGTTTCCTTGACGAGTACGAGGACCGCAAACTTGCCCCGAGCCCGGAGGGCGCCATGCTGCTGGATTCCACGGTCGAGGCCATCAAAATCCGGCTTCCCAAGCCTTTGCAGCCGATGACTCTCAGGGTGCTGGCGCTCATGATGGACAAGCCGCAGGTCACGACTGCACTGGGTCTCAAGCGTTCACCAAGGTGGTTGCAGGTGATCTTCAACGCCGTCGTCCGGTGCCGGGCGATCCGGGCACGGATGCAGCCTCTGCCGACCAACCCTGCTTTTGTTCCAGGAAAGATCGCAGTGTCGGTCTACCCGGGCGGATACACGCTGGATCAGATCGGCCCCAAAGCAAGCTGA